A region from the Cystobacter ferrugineus genome encodes:
- a CDS encoding pilus assembly protein TadG-related protein, translated as MKTRLPHPKRPRGQALVLMSLTMLLLVLMVCVTLSFSMRVREKMEAQSIADLAAYSSAVATARTFNSIALMNRAQTGQLVALTATESLVSWTSMVRASLVAARASIAGCAPPPEVLEALDDENEEIQEKWDELDAAAGVQALNIQMMAWHMSGLEGKLYEQLQESVNGGPKSFATQLSELASEGSRFQGELKGGATQVSLDELTWATSGYGWFRDMAMASRGYEFITRRAVPPPTATSDGPIGQLQITVTPDGEGGGSTYWGDTAAGDTNGHGGSTGSPGTTDFLIAEDHATVTASYNGCMGAPMRAVAAVRATDMNDTSDNHTWGVAGGSGKEDPGMEKQYRHTLLPCDNPKYCPNVFVGGMSFNTGDENDKNLWAQPKLFSLVQRDYKVRDAAGVLRDPWLLRFNFQFSPLRASSFDNRGQTLADGTDISVQYSLATGLAYYHRRGRWNEPPNLWNPFWRATLASADVDESGNADVERTVGGPAAQAYNALIKAGFKGAH; from the coding sequence GTGAAGACTCGGCTCCCCCACCCGAAACGGCCCCGTGGACAGGCGCTCGTGTTGATGAGCCTGACCATGCTGCTGCTCGTCCTCATGGTCTGCGTCACGCTCTCCTTCTCCATGCGCGTGCGCGAGAAGATGGAGGCGCAGAGCATCGCGGACCTCGCCGCCTACAGCAGCGCGGTGGCCACCGCGCGCACCTTCAACAGCATCGCCCTGATGAACCGCGCGCAGACGGGCCAGCTCGTGGCCCTCACCGCGACGGAGAGCCTGGTGAGCTGGACCAGCATGGTGCGCGCCAGCCTCGTCGCCGCGCGCGCGAGCATCGCCGGCTGCGCTCCCCCGCCCGAGGTGCTCGAGGCCCTGGACGACGAGAACGAGGAGATCCAGGAGAAGTGGGATGAGCTGGACGCGGCCGCGGGCGTGCAGGCGCTCAACATCCAGATGATGGCCTGGCACATGTCGGGCCTCGAGGGAAAGCTGTACGAGCAGCTGCAGGAGTCCGTCAACGGAGGGCCGAAGTCCTTCGCCACCCAGTTGTCGGAGCTGGCCAGTGAGGGCAGCCGCTTCCAGGGAGAGCTCAAGGGGGGCGCCACGCAGGTGTCCCTGGACGAGCTGACCTGGGCCACCTCGGGCTATGGCTGGTTCCGCGACATGGCCATGGCCAGCCGCGGCTATGAGTTCATCACCCGCCGGGCGGTTCCCCCGCCGACCGCCACCTCCGACGGCCCCATCGGACAGTTGCAAATCACCGTCACGCCCGATGGCGAGGGCGGTGGCAGCACCTACTGGGGCGATACCGCCGCGGGTGACACCAACGGCCACGGAGGAAGCACGGGGAGCCCCGGCACCACCGACTTCCTCATCGCCGAGGACCACGCCACCGTGACGGCCAGCTACAACGGGTGCATGGGCGCCCCCATGCGCGCCGTGGCCGCGGTGCGCGCCACCGACATGAACGACACCAGCGACAACCACACCTGGGGCGTCGCGGGGGGCTCGGGCAAGGAGGACCCCGGCATGGAGAAGCAGTACCGGCACACGCTCCTGCCCTGTGACAACCCCAAGTACTGCCCGAACGTCTTCGTCGGCGGCATGTCCTTCAACACCGGCGACGAGAACGACAAGAACCTCTGGGCCCAGCCCAAGCTCTTCTCGCTCGTCCAGCGCGACTACAAGGTCCGGGACGCGGCGGGCGTGCTGCGCGATCCCTGGCTCTTGCGCTTCAACTTCCAGTTCTCCCCCCTGCGCGCCAGCTCGTTCGACAACCGCGGCCAGACCCTGGCCGACGGCACCGACATCAGCGTGCAATACTCGCTCGCCACGGGCCTGGCCTACTACCACCGGCGTGGCCGTTGGAACGAACCGCCCAACCTCTGGAACCCCTTCTGGCGCGCCACCCTCGCCTCCGCGGATGTCGACGAGTCGGGCAACGCCGATGTCGAGCGGACGGTGGGGGGCCCGGCGGCCCAGGCCTACAACGCCCTCATCAAGGCCGGCTTCAAGGGAGCGCACTGA
- a CDS encoding FUSC family protein — protein sequence MMRRLVEHAREAVRFAPVKPAVMAGVRAAIATIVPVMVTTALRLSDGVWPSLGGFNVSFADKGGSYRARATSMACGLIIGALAAFLGALAGENPVLSIAMVLLWVTACSFAGVYGAAATIVGNTAASAFVVSLAFPSSGLGEALTRGGMLAMGGLWAMFLSLVLWPIRPYRPSRLAVAQCFRELAEYVGEVTQVFTGEEDGSLWQGLIQRHHGRIRETLEVAGSTLAATRRGRGESQRGEQLLVLLQIAETMFGTVIALSDLLESLPRERRADPAWRLVERSATGFRESLLTLAQGVETEGGVDPLPPLEWGLEPPGNPRPAAGTEERAKYLYALRLLAQLRDFMGAATRTETRLTDPNALPRTDPRPWSQRVLGPVRDNLSLDSMVLRHALRVGLTTTVAVGVSLAFIPSHGYWVTITVLTIMQPYTGATFLRGLQRVGGTVVGGILAAAVASSIQQYPQALLPLLFVTVAISIAVIPLNYGLYTAFLTLTFVLLAEVGTGDWGLARVRILNTLIGGALALAGTWLLWERSEHVLLPEQISAALRANREHFLQVLANRREPSRDPQESFSEARRKMGLATLNAEASFQRLLSEPRRRTEPLEPLMTMLAYLRRFAASVVSLSATPREAFPEGRRAHLERFADTVGGVLDDLADAVVRGRPPSPLPDLEGWLREAPLRVEHAGAGAEEESLLRIQLERVTRRLIVLHGAVSRRGTRSPLERTSGAVAAIR from the coding sequence ATGATGCGGCGTCTGGTCGAGCACGCGAGGGAGGCGGTCCGGTTCGCTCCGGTGAAGCCGGCGGTGATGGCCGGGGTCCGTGCGGCGATCGCGACCATCGTCCCCGTGATGGTCACCACGGCCCTGCGGCTGAGCGATGGGGTGTGGCCGAGCCTGGGCGGGTTCAACGTCTCCTTCGCGGACAAGGGAGGCTCCTACCGTGCCCGCGCCACGAGCATGGCGTGCGGTCTGATCATCGGCGCGCTCGCGGCCTTCCTGGGTGCCCTGGCCGGTGAGAACCCGGTGCTGTCCATCGCCATGGTGCTGCTCTGGGTGACGGCCTGCTCGTTCGCGGGCGTCTATGGCGCGGCGGCGACCATCGTGGGCAACACCGCGGCGAGCGCCTTCGTCGTCTCCCTGGCCTTTCCGTCCTCGGGGCTGGGAGAGGCCCTGACGCGCGGGGGAATGCTGGCCATGGGTGGCCTGTGGGCGATGTTCCTCTCGCTCGTGCTCTGGCCCATCCGTCCCTACCGGCCGTCCCGGCTCGCCGTCGCCCAGTGCTTCCGGGAGCTGGCGGAGTACGTGGGCGAGGTGACCCAGGTCTTCACCGGAGAGGAGGACGGCTCGCTCTGGCAGGGGCTCATCCAACGCCACCACGGGCGGATTCGCGAGACGCTGGAGGTGGCGGGAAGCACGCTCGCCGCCACGCGCCGGGGCCGCGGCGAGAGTCAGCGCGGCGAGCAGCTCCTGGTGTTGTTGCAGATCGCCGAAACGATGTTCGGCACGGTGATCGCCCTGAGCGACTTGCTGGAGAGCCTGCCGCGCGAGCGCCGGGCCGATCCGGCGTGGCGGCTGGTGGAGCGCTCGGCCACCGGCTTCCGCGAGTCGCTCCTGACGCTCGCACAGGGCGTGGAGACGGAAGGCGGGGTCGATCCCCTGCCCCCGCTGGAGTGGGGACTCGAGCCCCCGGGCAACCCCCGGCCCGCGGCGGGAACCGAGGAGCGGGCGAAGTACCTGTACGCGCTGCGGCTGCTCGCCCAGCTTCGCGACTTCATGGGCGCGGCGACGCGGACGGAGACGCGCTTGACTGATCCGAACGCGCTGCCCCGGACGGATCCCCGCCCCTGGTCGCAGCGGGTGCTCGGGCCGGTGCGCGACAACCTCTCGCTGGACTCCATGGTGCTGCGCCACGCGCTCCGGGTGGGGTTGACCACCACGGTCGCGGTGGGCGTGTCGCTCGCGTTCATTCCGAGCCACGGCTACTGGGTGACGATCACCGTCCTCACCATCATGCAGCCGTACACGGGCGCGACGTTCCTCAGGGGACTGCAACGGGTGGGGGGAACGGTGGTGGGTGGCATCCTCGCCGCGGCGGTCGCCTCCAGCATCCAACAATACCCCCAGGCGCTCCTGCCGCTGCTGTTCGTCACCGTGGCGATCAGCATCGCCGTCATTCCACTCAACTACGGGCTCTATACCGCCTTCCTCACGCTCACCTTCGTGCTGCTGGCGGAGGTGGGGACGGGCGATTGGGGCCTGGCCCGGGTGCGCATCCTCAACACGCTCATCGGCGGCGCGCTGGCGCTGGCGGGCACCTGGTTGTTGTGGGAGCGCTCCGAGCATGTGCTGCTCCCCGAGCAGATCTCCGCCGCGCTCCGGGCCAATCGCGAGCACTTCCTCCAGGTGCTCGCCAACCGGCGGGAGCCGTCGAGGGATCCCCAGGAGAGCTTCTCCGAGGCGCGGCGCAAGATGGGCCTGGCGACGCTCAACGCCGAGGCCTCCTTCCAGCGGCTGCTGTCCGAGCCGCGCCGGCGCACCGAGCCGCTCGAGCCGTTGATGACCATGCTCGCCTACCTGCGGCGGTTCGCGGCGTCGGTGGTGTCCCTGTCGGCGACCCCGCGCGAGGCGTTCCCCGAGGGGCGCCGGGCCCACCTGGAGCGCTTCGCGGACACCGTGGGCGGGGTGCTGGATGATCTCGCCGATGCGGTGGTGCGGGGCCGTCCGCCCTCGCCCCTGCCGGATCTGGAGGGGTGGCTGAGGGAGGCGCCGCTCCGGGTGGAGCACGCGGGGGCGGGAGCCGAGGAGGAGTCGCTGCTGCGCATCCAACTGGAGCGGGTGACGCGGCGGCTCATCGTCCTGCATGGAGCCGTGTCGCGCCGGGGGACGCGCTCGCCCCTGGAGCGGACGTCGGGCGCCGTGGCGGCGATCCGGTGA
- a CDS encoding YhfC family intramembrane metalloprotease produces MSGLDVRLIVSFCLAIAFDLAMPLFVALWARRRLGFAWKTVGVGALAFALSQLLTRVPAVQVIQYLLREELKSSQTLLTLWFVVLSLTAGLFEETARLIAFKYPLKHFRRWRDAVGFGIGHGGLEATLLVGGMAIIGLVNVVVLSRMDPSTLSLPAEQLEQVRAAKAQVAGLRWWEPLMGAYERVWALAFHIAMSVLVLQRFLRDQRRWYWLALGLHTLFNLCSVLVARAAGNMAAEGVITAFGLLSLWIILRLREKGEGDGPTTEPVPH; encoded by the coding sequence ATGTCGGGACTCGACGTACGGCTCATCGTGAGTTTCTGCCTGGCCATCGCCTTCGACCTGGCGATGCCCCTGTTCGTCGCGCTGTGGGCGCGGCGCCGGCTGGGCTTCGCCTGGAAGACGGTCGGTGTGGGAGCGCTGGCCTTCGCCCTGTCACAACTGCTGACACGCGTGCCCGCGGTGCAGGTGATTCAGTACCTCCTGCGCGAGGAGCTGAAGAGCTCCCAGACCCTGCTCACCCTGTGGTTCGTCGTCCTGTCGCTGACCGCCGGACTGTTCGAGGAGACCGCACGGCTCATCGCCTTCAAATACCCGCTCAAGCACTTCCGGCGCTGGCGCGACGCGGTGGGGTTCGGCATCGGCCACGGAGGACTGGAGGCGACCCTGCTGGTGGGAGGAATGGCCATCATCGGGCTCGTCAACGTGGTGGTGCTCTCACGGATGGATCCCTCCACCCTTTCACTGCCCGCGGAGCAACTCGAGCAGGTCCGTGCCGCGAAGGCCCAGGTGGCCGGGCTGCGCTGGTGGGAGCCCCTGATGGGTGCCTACGAGCGGGTGTGGGCCCTGGCGTTTCACATCGCGATGAGCGTGCTCGTCCTCCAGCGGTTCCTCCGCGACCAACGCCGCTGGTACTGGCTGGCCCTGGGCCTCCACACCTTGTTCAACCTGTGCTCCGTCCTGGTGGCGCGGGCCGCGGGCAACATGGCCGCCGAGGGCGTCATCACGGCGTTCGGCCTCCTGTCGCTGTGGATCATCCTGCGGCTGCGCGAGAAGGGCGAAGGAGACGGGCCGACAACCGAACCCGTCCCGCATTGA
- the mrpC gene encoding Crp/Fnr family transcriptional regulator MrpC produces MHGFNRPLGPIGSNVVAPIQTTSSGMLVTANKLVPGQEAIDFKGYFKVESFPHNSVIYRPGDTTDRVYLLKSGRVRLMRLGKNSSRSVVSILRAGDLFGELFRPEGTPVEEMAIASGEAEVWSIEGRDFRAQLEARPALAVDVVRAYAERVRSLRKRVLGLTFKEVPARLADTLLTLAEAHGERCPHGGETDLRGITQQDLADLVGASRSFVSTLINEMKRDGVLGNVGRILCIRDQKALRKLASKEK; encoded by the coding sequence ATGCACGGTTTCAATCGCCCCCTCGGTCCCATCGGTTCCAACGTCGTTGCCCCCATCCAGACCACGAGCTCCGGCATGCTCGTCACGGCCAACAAGCTGGTGCCCGGTCAGGAGGCGATCGACTTCAAGGGCTACTTCAAGGTTGAGTCCTTCCCCCACAACTCCGTCATCTACCGCCCCGGCGACACGACGGACCGCGTGTACCTGCTCAAGAGCGGGCGCGTGCGCCTGATGCGGCTGGGCAAGAACAGCTCGCGCTCGGTGGTGAGCATCCTGCGCGCGGGGGATCTGTTCGGCGAGCTGTTCCGTCCGGAGGGCACGCCGGTGGAGGAGATGGCGATCGCCTCGGGCGAGGCCGAGGTGTGGAGCATCGAGGGGCGTGACTTCCGCGCGCAGCTCGAGGCGCGTCCGGCCCTGGCGGTGGACGTGGTGCGCGCCTACGCCGAGCGCGTGCGCTCGCTGCGCAAGCGCGTGCTGGGTCTGACCTTCAAGGAGGTGCCGGCCCGGCTGGCCGACACCCTGCTCACCCTGGCCGAGGCCCACGGCGAGCGCTGCCCGCACGGCGGCGAGACCGACCTGCGCGGCATCACCCAGCAGGACCTGGCCGACCTCGTGGGCGCCTCGCGCTCCTTCGTCTCCACGCTCATCAACGAGATGAAGCGCGACGGCGTGCTCGGCAACGTGGGCCGCATCCTCTGCATCCGCGACCAGAAGGCGCTGCGCAAGCTGGCCTCCAAGGAGAAGTAG
- a CDS encoding MutS-related protein produces the protein MRGPVTTPALSDSASPDRTYTERRTAAEAELRRLDAVSARYANLRAVVFTAGAAVALAVMFGRLPRMGWWAAGVALLVYIVLAVLHHQVFLREARQRQFVQLNARGLARMSRGWHDFPERGERFLSGSHLYAADLDVFGQGSVFQLMNETATRAGEERLAAWLSEPATAPEVRTRQEAARELIPRLDFRQEVCVEARTVAREKADPALFIAWAESGPALTEIQWARPVALLLPPITLTLFLLGQFELLPGWAWWVGLFAQLGVALMTRGRLQAMEERMSAGERGFVRYAPVFERVERERFEHPELRRIQGGMQRETHEPVSAHLKRFSFLYSFAELKRHQFHPLVHLFTLWDVHAMFALERWKQRHGAQVRGWFEALAELEALSCLAGLAYDRPGFVWPTLEETGPRVKAEGMGHALLDAPVLNDVSLPGPGCALLLTGSNMSGKTTLLRALGLNTVLALAGAPVCARAFSVSPVQVLTSMRVKDSLERGVSYFYAEVQRIKAVLDAAAAARGQALFLLDEILLGTNTRERQIASREVLRLLLATGASGGVTTHDLSLASLAEEYGGRVVNMHFRDHLEDGKMVFDYQLRPGVVDTTNALRVLKMAGVPVEDLPPAPARPTPGESLP, from the coding sequence ATGCGCGGGCCCGTGACGACTCCCGCTCTCTCCGACTCCGCCTCTCCCGATCGCACGTACACCGAGCGCCGCACCGCCGCCGAGGCGGAGCTGCGGCGGCTGGACGCGGTCAGTGCCCGCTACGCCAACCTGCGCGCCGTCGTCTTCACCGCTGGCGCCGCGGTGGCGCTGGCCGTCATGTTCGGCCGGCTGCCCCGGATGGGGTGGTGGGCCGCCGGGGTGGCCCTGCTCGTCTACATCGTGTTGGCGGTGTTGCACCACCAGGTGTTCCTGCGCGAGGCGCGGCAGCGTCAATTCGTTCAACTCAACGCCCGCGGCCTCGCCCGGATGTCGCGCGGCTGGCACGACTTCCCCGAGCGCGGCGAGCGCTTCCTGTCGGGCTCGCACCTGTACGCGGCGGACCTGGACGTCTTCGGCCAGGGCAGCGTCTTCCAGCTCATGAACGAGACGGCGACACGCGCGGGCGAGGAGCGGCTCGCCGCGTGGCTGTCCGAGCCGGCGACGGCGCCCGAGGTGCGCACCCGGCAGGAGGCGGCGCGCGAGCTCATCCCCCGGTTGGACTTCCGCCAGGAGGTGTGCGTGGAGGCGCGCACCGTGGCCCGGGAGAAGGCGGACCCGGCGCTGTTCATCGCCTGGGCGGAGAGTGGCCCCGCGCTCACGGAGATTCAATGGGCCCGGCCCGTGGCGCTCCTCCTGCCCCCCATCACCCTGACGCTCTTCCTGCTGGGCCAGTTCGAGCTGCTCCCCGGCTGGGCGTGGTGGGTGGGTCTGTTCGCCCAGCTCGGCGTGGCGCTGATGACCCGGGGGCGGCTCCAGGCCATGGAGGAGCGCATGAGCGCGGGCGAGCGGGGCTTCGTGCGCTATGCCCCCGTCTTCGAGCGCGTGGAGCGCGAGCGCTTCGAGCACCCGGAGCTGCGGCGCATCCAGGGCGGCATGCAGCGCGAGACGCACGAGCCCGTGTCCGCGCACCTCAAGCGCTTCAGCTTCCTCTACTCGTTCGCGGAGCTCAAACGGCACCAGTTCCACCCGCTGGTGCACCTGTTCACCCTGTGGGACGTGCACGCCATGTTCGCCCTGGAGCGGTGGAAGCAGCGCCATGGCGCCCAGGTGCGGGGCTGGTTCGAGGCCCTGGCGGAGCTGGAGGCGCTCTCCTGCCTGGCGGGGCTCGCCTATGATCGGCCGGGCTTCGTCTGGCCCACGCTCGAGGAGACGGGTCCCCGGGTGAAGGCGGAGGGCATGGGCCACGCGCTCCTGGATGCCCCCGTGCTCAATGACGTGTCGCTGCCGGGGCCCGGGTGCGCGCTGCTGCTCACCGGCTCCAACATGTCGGGCAAGACGACGCTGCTGCGCGCCCTGGGGCTCAACACGGTGCTCGCCCTGGCCGGCGCCCCCGTCTGCGCACGCGCCTTCTCCGTCTCGCCCGTGCAGGTGCTCACCAGCATGCGGGTGAAGGACTCCCTGGAGCGGGGCGTGTCCTACTTCTACGCCGAGGTGCAGCGCATCAAGGCCGTGCTGGACGCGGCGGCCGCCGCCCGGGGCCAGGCGCTCTTCCTCCTGGATGAAATCCTGCTCGGCACCAACACCCGCGAGCGGCAGATCGCCTCGCGCGAGGTGCTGCGCCTGCTGCTGGCCACCGGCGCCAGCGGCGGTGTCACCACCCACGACCTGTCCCTCGCCAGCCTCGCCGAGGAGTACGGCGGCCGGGTGGTCAACATGCACTTCCGCGATCACCTGGAGGACGGGAAGATGGTGTTCGACTACCAGCTCCGCCCCGGCGTGGTGGACACCACCAACGCCCTGCGCGTCCTGAAGATGGCCGGCGTCCCCGTGGAGGACCTCCCCCCCGCTCCGGCCCGCCCCACCCCCGGTGAGAGCCTCCCCTGA
- a CDS encoding erythromycin esterase family protein → MRVALIPFVPSWNLRTDAPVALVQSGAQGTFGFGPLEPGRYGLSAVTREGSVLFSKRIEVKADEPGGPRELRVPEDRVAWDVTVVDETGAPLPGAELRVVRVGMPYDDVAFPPATTTGRFHLETPREGSYSLIASAPGFTTRMHPVPRLGEALVVTLERAADEAMRRAAVDWVRRNGLRLQSVEAGRGVEDLVPLQPVLQDVRVVALGEATHGTREFFQLKHRLFEFLVTRMGFTVLALESNFAEMLALDDYVLTGRGDPARLLKGETWDTQEVLELVRWMRQYNEDPSHPKKLRLQGVDMQYSPAAVARLLAYLTKVDPARAAQLQAPLAPLTERNAGTFLRLPRQRHREMSALLDTLAEHFERERGTYTRQSSPEEWTLARQLLRVLRQYLGRVLHEEGAERDRAMADNLLWLLEQEGPGTRAVLWAHNGHVKRGPDEWGDMPMGRHLAKALGPALYAFGFAFHQGAFQAFNMDENPPPERKGVVEFSAPPSPEGSLDDTLARAGAPLLAVDLRALPRGGPAYEWWRRTQLTHDIGFIYSDQGYPAEGSVRALECYDGLLFVERTTRARPNP, encoded by the coding sequence GTGAGGGTCGCGCTGATCCCCTTCGTCCCCTCCTGGAATCTCCGGACGGATGCACCGGTGGCGCTCGTCCAGTCGGGCGCCCAGGGCACCTTCGGGTTCGGACCGCTCGAGCCCGGCCGCTATGGCCTTTCCGCCGTCACCCGCGAGGGCTCGGTCCTGTTCTCGAAGCGCATCGAGGTGAAGGCGGATGAACCCGGAGGGCCTCGGGAGCTGCGGGTGCCGGAGGACCGGGTGGCCTGGGACGTCACCGTGGTGGACGAAACGGGAGCACCCCTGCCGGGCGCGGAGCTGCGCGTCGTGCGGGTGGGCATGCCCTACGATGACGTCGCCTTCCCTCCGGCCACGACGACGGGCCGCTTCCACCTGGAGACCCCGCGCGAGGGCTCATACAGCCTCATCGCCTCGGCACCGGGCTTCACCACGCGGATGCACCCGGTACCGCGGCTGGGAGAGGCCCTCGTGGTGACCCTGGAGCGGGCCGCGGACGAGGCGATGCGGCGGGCGGCCGTGGACTGGGTCCGTCGGAACGGCCTGCGGCTCCAGTCCGTGGAGGCGGGACGGGGCGTCGAGGATCTGGTTCCGCTCCAACCCGTGCTCCAGGACGTGCGGGTGGTGGCCCTCGGCGAGGCCACGCACGGCACCCGGGAGTTCTTCCAGCTCAAGCACCGCCTCTTCGAGTTCCTCGTCACCCGCATGGGCTTCACCGTCCTGGCGCTGGAGAGCAACTTCGCCGAGATGCTCGCCCTCGACGACTACGTCCTCACCGGACGAGGCGATCCCGCGCGGCTCTTGAAGGGAGAGACGTGGGACACCCAGGAGGTGCTGGAGCTCGTGCGGTGGATGCGCCAGTACAACGAGGATCCCTCTCACCCGAAGAAGCTCCGGCTCCAAGGCGTGGACATGCAGTACTCGCCCGCGGCGGTGGCCCGGCTGTTGGCCTATCTGACGAAGGTGGACCCCGCCCGGGCCGCCCAGCTCCAGGCGCCGCTCGCGCCCCTCACCGAGCGCAACGCGGGCACCTTCCTGCGGCTCCCCCGGCAACGGCACCGGGAGATGAGCGCGCTGCTCGACACCCTCGCCGAGCACTTCGAGCGCGAGCGCGGGACCTACACCCGCCAGTCGAGCCCCGAGGAGTGGACCCTGGCGCGACAGCTCCTCCGGGTGCTGCGCCAGTACCTGGGCCGCGTGCTCCACGAGGAGGGCGCGGAGAGGGACCGGGCCATGGCGGACAACCTGCTCTGGCTCCTGGAGCAGGAGGGCCCCGGGACGCGGGCCGTGCTGTGGGCGCACAACGGGCATGTGAAGCGGGGTCCGGACGAGTGGGGGGACATGCCCATGGGGCGGCACCTCGCGAAGGCGCTCGGCCCGGCGCTGTATGCCTTTGGGTTCGCCTTCCACCAGGGCGCCTTCCAGGCCTTCAACATGGATGAGAACCCTCCACCGGAGCGCAAGGGCGTGGTCGAGTTCTCCGCCCCGCCCTCTCCCGAGGGCTCGCTGGATGACACGCTCGCCCGCGCGGGAGCACCTCTGCTGGCGGTGGATCTCCGGGCGCTGCCGCGTGGAGGCCCCGCGTACGAATGGTGGCGCCGCACCCAGCTCACGCACGACATTGGCTTCATCTACTCGGACCAGGGCTACCCGGCGGAGGGCTCGGTGCGTGCCCTGGAATGCTACGACGGCCTGCTCTTCGTGGAGCGCACCACGCGGGCCCGGCCCAATCCGTGA
- a CDS encoding TadE/TadG family type IV pilus assembly protein: MSRKNNRPVDTESGQAAVEAALTLPLSIFLILATIQFFLLLQARTMTEYAAFRAVRTGSVKHANCEAMTHAAIAALLPTFARTDSPAALGRAFENHRDNEYTAGRDSGHTGAIVWIVRERPVLGEIRANEEESFDDPARYASVADVTRLEARLIFWYPMRIPFANWVLGRMFLAHLGLRDYTAVNPLMSPRQAQWGSQTAFRLNGLIGQELLDRASRHQYVFPLQANYAMRMMTPPRRTNFARQNCNPAPEGL; encoded by the coding sequence ATGTCGAGGAAGAACAATCGCCCTGTGGACACCGAGTCCGGACAGGCGGCGGTGGAAGCGGCGCTCACGCTCCCGTTATCGATCTTCCTGATCCTGGCGACGATCCAGTTCTTCCTGTTGCTCCAGGCACGGACGATGACGGAGTACGCGGCGTTCCGCGCCGTGCGCACCGGCAGCGTGAAGCACGCCAACTGCGAGGCGATGACCCACGCGGCCATCGCGGCGCTGTTGCCCACCTTCGCCCGGACGGACTCGCCCGCGGCGCTGGGCAGGGCGTTCGAGAATCACCGGGACAACGAGTACACGGCTGGCCGCGATTCGGGACACACGGGCGCCATCGTGTGGATCGTGCGCGAGCGGCCCGTGCTCGGGGAGATTCGCGCCAACGAGGAGGAGTCCTTCGATGATCCCGCGCGCTACGCGAGCGTGGCGGACGTGACGCGCCTGGAGGCCCGGCTCATCTTCTGGTACCCGATGCGCATCCCCTTCGCCAACTGGGTGCTCGGCCGCATGTTCCTGGCCCACCTGGGGCTGCGCGACTACACCGCCGTCAACCCGCTCATGTCCCCCCGCCAGGCCCAGTGGGGCAGCCAGACGGCGTTCCGGCTCAACGGGCTCATCGGGCAGGAGCTGCTCGACCGCGCCAGCCGCCACCAATACGTCTTCCCACTCCAAGCCAACTACGCCATGCGCATGATGACGCCCCCGCGTCGCACGAACTTCGCCCGGCAGAACTGCAACCCGGCCCCGGAGGGGTTGTGA